A stretch of DNA from Babesia bovis T2Bo chromosome 2, whole genome shotgun sequence:
TGCTCTTGAATAGGTCCTTTAGGTTTCCCTGTGACAGGCATATTAACTTTCTATATCGCTGATTGGTTCCGGGTAGACACCTAAGGGCGTTGACTACCTTAACATTGGTTTTCTTAAGCAGGTTGACAAATGGGTTATCATGTGCCCAGGTTGGCAATATCGGCATTTGTTGAGATTCCATTGTAGAGCCGCTCACATTTTTATGTGAATTGATGTTATATCCTTTTATATTAGCTTTGGAAGTGTTTATGTTAACACAGCTCTTCTGAGGCTTAGTTTTATTCCCTGGTGCATTTGCGTTTAGGGGATGCACCGAAGCATCCAGATAAGCGTTGCTATGTATTGGGAGTCCTACCGAGTCTTTCATTATATGTGGCAGTAGACGTGCTGTTAGTGTTGTAACCCTATTTACGTATTCGCTTGGCATTTCCTCGTTAATTCCACGATTTTGGCAATATGTTTCCACCAGTTGCATggtttcattatatatatcggTGTAGTCACCGGGGCATTCATATTCATAGCATTCGGCGGTCACGTCCTCAGCGTCCAGTGTATACTCCGGGACACTATATACTGATTGATTGGTCGGCGTTGTCTGAGGCATATCTATATTATCCGTTGATGGTATCGGATTACACTCTGATAATGGCGTCTCATCTGAACCTAGATTAAATGATGCTGAGGCGTTGCATCGTTTGTTAATATCACCTTCTTCTTTCATGTTGACGTGGCTAGTTTCATTGCGTCGTGGTTGTAGAAAACAGACAGCACGTGGCACGTCCATGATCTTAAGTGGCGCCACAATGTTTATTACGTATTGGCTGAACTCGGTGATATTACGATCCCTGAGTGCTGCCAGTTTTGTTGACCATATGGACACCAGTTTGCCATATCTTTCTGAATCGGTTATGTTTTCTGTATCACTGTTTGTGAGCATCATCAATGAGTTAGTCCTCAATAGATTCAGGTGTATTTCCATGCGTATCAGTTTGTTGTATGTTGCCGTTACGTTGGCGTATGCATGCCTGCATTGCTTTTCAAATTCTATCCAATTATAGAGCGCATCTTGGATTTGTGTATACAAATAAGATTCTGGTGTATTTTGTAATCTTTGTGAATATATTGCCGAGAGTTTTTTAAGTTGCGTTATCCACGATTCTTTCCCGAAACCACGTCTTTCTAGTGCGTCTAGGTAGTCCACCATGCGGCACAGCCATCGTAGCTCTTTGAGATACTTTGTCTTCAGATGCCTTTGCGTTGGAATGGTATCATTTTTTGCGTTTATCAATTGGTTATTTATTCTATCTATGCTATCTCCACCTTCTAGCTCATTACTCTGTACACAGTTTCTAGTGTCTACATTCCTTTGGATACCATATTCCCGATATTGTATCAATGGGCTTATACCTTCTGGTCCAGGTTGGCTCTTATATGGATTCTGATCACCATTGGCTCTGCAGCATGGGCACTGACACAATTGTTTACGTATGGCACGTAACCGACGTTCTGCCATGGGCATTACATGGTACGGTCGATCCCATGTTGATGCATCCTTATCCATGGTTTCTACTCCAGATATTATCCGGGCAATATTACTCCATCTTAGGCATGGGTAAACACGTATTCTAATGGGACATGTGCCCACTGATGCCTAGAGGCAAGTAAATCCACCCTATCTCTCCAAAGGTGTAGAGAGTCTTGTCTACACACCTTGTTTGTTTGTCAACACATTCGTGTTGTTGAGTAGGAAGACATTGGAGATAGTATTGTTTGTTTTAAATTTATGTTATAATCCAACCAACTCCCTTGGTTACTGCATGATAAAGTCCGGTCACTGTAACAATGAGTGACGTTGTTTATATTGCCATTTGTTATATGCCCCAACCTACGTCTAAACAATGTACTACTGTCCCCTGGGACATATTCTAGCGCCCTTGATGGGTATGTGTAATAGTAAATTTACCATAGAGTCTACGGTTATGTTAGTGTTCACTTGCCGCCACCATGGCGCGAGGTGTGTTAAGTCCAGTTCGTATCGACgccaatatatattggcaCGTCTTAACCAGTACTGTTATGCGATTGTATCCACTCAATGTTGCGCGATATTCGTAACACTGTTTTTTTGGTGTCCATCATGTGCGCCTACGGTTGGCGAATTGCGGTGGTGGCGCCTGTGGTATGACTGCTTGTTTATTGCGGTCACGCGCGCTTTGTTTGAACATGGGCGCGTGCCTTAGCATATCTGGGAATATAACGAAGCGTATTTGTGCTCCTCGTAGGAAAACCTGCTCCAATGCTAGAGTCTTTCCATCCTTCATGACCATAGTAACGCCCTCTAGTAGGCAATTCATGTTATCTTCAACATTTACCTGGGTATAATTCGTCCTTATTGAGGTCAACATACCAGTGTGCCACGGTACAATTGTGAATTTTGCATTTCCACAGTGACTATGTGGCCTATGCCTTCATAGAATAGCTTCACTGGGGTACCTATCGACATATTGAATGCGATGTATCTATTGTTTATGCAAGAAGGTCGCTGTTTGTAGAACTTTGGTATCACTTTGCTATTTCGTGGTATATGTTGATTCCTTGCAGCAACAAGTTTAGAACCAAGTTTGTGGTAGTAAATACTCAgaatttatatacaattatGTATAGAATAATTGATATTAACCAGGCTTTATGCTTTTGGAAGATCCCGGTGACCGTACCATGGGGGGGCAGTTGGTCGGCGAGCAATTGGATTATCCAGGTTACGTGACTTtatttaaatatgtatatataatgttgtatgtatattagtGTGTGATATTTTCGGGTCATTGCTGAAAAGTCGATTAGACATTTGGAATGCCTATTTTTGAGACCGTGTTGCTTTAgtttgttatttatatttggAAAATAGTTTTTATCATACACATGTTGTATTGATATCGATGGGATGCGTATAGCTTTGTTATTGGTACTTTAGCAGCAATGTGTGTCACTTGGATTCCCTACTGTTGCGCACACCGCTGCGAATCAAGTTTAGTTACGCGTTAGAGGGGATTTTACACgatatgttgttatttGGCAATTACTAGCTCATGGAGTTTTTTCTTGTCGTCCATGTCTGGACGCGTGTCTCTGGCGACGATGTGTCGATGTATGGAGACACAACGGTGACGTCTAGACTTTCATATGGTCGAGATCACTGTGTACGAGCGTATATGATAAAAGTTTGAGATATATGTGATTTGGATTTGATTCTGAGGGTTACGATAGCCCTTGCAGCGTGGCGCCTGTATGTGTACGCGAATACTCCGTCTGTGCCTTCATCTTTGTACACAACGGTATAGGTTAACATTACTTGGCATAATATGGCAATACTTCTAGAGTTCGCTTGCCATACTAGATCAATATATCGACTGTGGAATATTGACTATATCCGTTGGATGCAATTTTCTTTTTTTGTTATTTCTGTAGCTTGATATGGAAATACCAACTGGCAGATCTTTGGTAAAGCCAATGGAGGTCGTGGCTAGGCTTTTGATGTACCATGCGGGTCCAACTGAGCTTGTTGACTTTGAGAAGTGCGCCTATTCTGAGGACACTATAAAGATAAAAACTGAGAGCAGTCCTACTTCTGACGCCAGTCCTGAGGACAGTTCCTATGTTTACATTATACAGAATGGGCGTAAGTTGCACACAATCGCTGAGCGCAATCTCCTTGAGGGATATTTGGAACGATATCCCTTATCTATGGTCCTTGCAAAGCTTGTATGGTCGGACAAGGGTTGCTTTTTATTAAATCCTGACATTGAACGCCCCTCAGAAGTTATTTACGATTGTTACAAGGTGATTAACTCTCATCTTTACCGCCGTGCTTTTGGTTGCAGGGCTGCTCGTAAGCGCATGGCTCATGCTTTGAAGGAGGGTGACCGTATTGTTATGGGTCGTGCTTCACTATTGGTACGTCATTTAGCTCGCAAGCCTGCCAATTCACTTTCTTACATCCACGACTTGATGACTTCAGACGATCCACAGAGCCCTGAGGGTGGTGTATCTGATGTTCCATGTGTTTCCGCGGCTGAGTCAAAATCCGATTCTCAGGAAGCTGCTTCTTCGGTTTCCACTGATGGAAGCTCGGCGGCTCCCACTGACCAGGATTTGCGTTTTTGTCGTATCTGTCTTGAGGATGAGGCTTCTGGTCCTCTGGTTGTACCTTGCCGGTGCAAGGGTTCTATGAAGTATGTACACCTTGGGTGCATTCGTACCTGGGTACAAGGTCGTTTAAAAATAAAGGACGATGAAGGCCGGCTACAACTAACATATTTTTTGCAGAATTTGACATGTGAATTGTGCGGTATTCCATATCCTTCTTACCTAGATGTCGAGAGTGTATGGACCGAGTTCCTGGGCATAGAGGAGCCTTCTCCGCCGTATGTTATCCTTGAGCCTGAGCACAGCAATAATGTTGGTCTCCACGTTGCCAGTTTGGCAACCCAGCCAGTGAACATTGGGCGCAGCGGTGACTCCGGGATCATTCTCCATGACATATCAGTTTCACGTATTCATGCTACTTTGCACTTTAGCGAGGGCCACTTCGTCATCGAGGACCGCAGCAGCAAGTTCGGGactatattacacattggcaATACATTCAGGATACCTATCGAGCGTGGCGAGCCCGTTGCTATTAAGATTGGCACAGACGTGTTATGCATTGAGGCTCGCCCGGAACGTTTAGGCCTGTCAGCGATGTGCTGCTTCTCCTACAATCCTAATTCCGTTAGGGTTGTTCTATAGGGTGGAACGGTGAATTACATCTTTAGAATGCAGTCAGTGCACAATGCCTCTCACCCAAATTGGTGAGCGTTAAATGGCGCAACGTACGTGTAATTATCGTGATAGAGTGCATTACATATGGGTAGTTACTTGCCAGAGTGGATGTACGTGTTTACCCCTGTGGCTGGGATGGTACACAAGGTGTCATACCCTTGCCTGTACCCCTAAAGCTGCTTGGATATAACGTCAACACGTTTGGCGGCGTCCATGGCATTGAACTTATCCTTTAGTAGATGAACTATTTTATACCCTAGTGcaatgtgatatatatgtaatacaCCTACCATTTCTGCGTAGGAAGCGTGCTTTCAGTACCATTGCACCTGATGGGCGCATGGAGTGTCCAACGGTATCACTCCGCCGATACACCAGGACGGCGTAATGCACCCCTTGCAACTCGAATGAAGCGTTTATTATGAAGCCCTTGTATTCCGATGCAACAGTGGCTTCAATTCCCAGGGAGCTTAACGACTGCATAAGTGCATTCCCAGTTGCATCGCAGTGTGACTCAAGCTCTTGCTCTGTAAACATGGGCTTCGTCAAGTTCAGTATGCGTAGGGTATCGGGGTTAACCAACGTCTTGTGCACTGTAACATTGTGTGATAGCATAGTTGGATATAGAGCTCTACAGTCGTACATCTAGTGACCTACCTTGCACCACCTCGGATAGAGCTGGGTAGAGATGGACGCATCGCGAGTTACCTCGCACGTGGTCTATGTCTATCATGGATAGGCAATTGGCCCAGAAGCTCACATCATAGAAGCGGTGTACCGCATATGCCCAGAGGACGCGACTTAGTTCATGGGCTGGAAATTGGTTAACACGGCTAAGAAGAGGTATCTGCAAACCCAGATAAAGGGACTCCTTCCCTAGAAGGTGGCCGTACGACCAGAGTAACTTGGCCAAGCAATCTGCAGGCAGTTCGTCGGAGTATCGCAGGGCAGACTCCTGGATACATTGGTGCAATGTGGGAGAGCCCGTGTTTACCCTGGCATATCCCTCAGCCAGCATCGCAAGGTCCAGGCCGTTGAAATGCTGAATTGCGTCAATAACCTCGCGCTCTATGTGATCAGCAAATCTGGTATCCAGGGGTTTCAGGGAAGAGAGGCTGTGCAGTGCTATTGACAGTTGACTTGGTGTCATGTTGCTGCAGGTAGCCATGGCTGCAGATT
This window harbors:
- a CDS encoding putative Small nuclear ribonucleoprotein SmD3b — protein: MSIGTPVKLFYEGIGHIVTVEMQNSQLYRGTLVNVEDNMNCLLEGVTMVMKDGKTLALEQVFLRGAQIRFVIFPDMLRHAPMFKQSARDRNKQAVIPQAPPPQFANRRRT
- a CDS encoding RING-variant domain family protein; amino-acid sequence: MEIPTGRSLVKPMEVVARLLMYHAGPTELVDFEKCAYSEDTIKIKTESSPTSDASPEDSSYVYIIQNGRKLHTIAERNLLEGYLERYPLSMVLAKLVWSDKGCFLLNPDIERPSEVIYDCYKVINSHLYRRAFGCRAARKRMAHALKEGDRIVMGRASLLVRHLARKPANSLSYIHDLMTSDDPQSPEGGVSDVPCVSAAESKSDSQEAASSVSTDGSSAAPTDQDLRFCRICLEDEASGPLVVPCRCKGSMKYVHLGCIRTWVQGRLKIKDDEGRLQLTYFLQNLTCELCGIPYPSYLDVESVWTEFLGIEEPSPPYVILEPEHSNNVGLHVASLATQPVNIGRSGDSGIILHDISVSRIHATLHFSEGHFVIEDRSSKFGTILHIGNTFRIPIERGEPVAIKIGTDVLCIEARPERLGLSAMCCFSYNPNSVRVVL